In Streptomyces sp. SID8374, one genomic interval encodes:
- a CDS encoding ParB/Srx family N-terminal domain-containing protein — protein MNRSSTGLPQRGARLLAGVLAAGTVVVGASTGAVAAGAGSAGGSGACAGSGPLPRACAQPGDLIDVTLGELHPTQAVLGFDQVFYKLGRYGSDRDEAAGGFNKRFDDWCETNGQGETASVRPGARLDDPTSFTCTVPLGQETAKSIAPMKTAVIGPGGKLYLTDGHHTLTSFLEGPDGSTRLPIRLRVTDNFSSLSPAAFWQRMSAEKKVWLRDENNKPLGVDQLPDRLGITDFRDDPYRSLVYFTRDIGYEVPDGASEFLEFSWGSWLRGEHDAAAYDLTSPGPYLDLVKSASKSMAALAPDAVVDDGKTAAQLGRIAEWNGGKKETGGEFAKLGKPLTDAKPGKLAEALDYKSRVRHAPACTTKITGVRNGPLTVTDGVTCAERAALRGPVTVRAGAALVLTGSTLEGPVQSDRAAAIHVCGSTVTGPLAISRTTGPVRLGGPGCTANSVTGAVVLTGNTGGVLLAANKVTGPVACSGNLPAPDNTGRPNEVHGPRTGECAGV, from the coding sequence ATGAACAGATCGAGTACCGGACTGCCGCAACGCGGGGCCCGGCTGCTGGCCGGGGTGCTGGCCGCGGGCACGGTCGTCGTGGGCGCCTCCACCGGGGCGGTCGCGGCGGGCGCCGGCAGCGCGGGCGGCTCGGGGGCGTGCGCCGGGAGCGGGCCGCTGCCGCGCGCCTGCGCCCAGCCGGGCGATCTGATCGACGTCACCCTGGGCGAACTCCACCCGACGCAGGCCGTACTCGGCTTCGACCAGGTCTTCTACAAGCTGGGCCGGTACGGCAGCGACCGGGACGAGGCGGCGGGCGGCTTCAACAAGCGGTTCGACGACTGGTGCGAGACCAACGGCCAGGGCGAGACGGCCTCCGTGCGCCCCGGCGCGCGGCTGGACGACCCGACGAGCTTCACCTGTACGGTGCCGCTCGGCCAGGAGACCGCGAAGTCGATCGCGCCCATGAAGACGGCCGTGATCGGGCCGGGCGGGAAGCTCTACCTCACCGACGGGCACCACACGCTGACGTCCTTCCTGGAAGGCCCCGACGGCTCCACCCGGCTGCCGATCCGCCTCCGCGTCACCGACAACTTCAGCTCCCTCTCCCCCGCCGCCTTCTGGCAGCGCATGAGCGCCGAGAAGAAGGTCTGGCTGCGCGACGAGAACAACAAGCCCCTGGGCGTCGACCAGCTGCCGGACCGGCTGGGGATCACCGACTTCCGCGACGACCCGTACCGCAGCCTCGTCTACTTCACGCGGGACATCGGTTACGAAGTCCCGGACGGCGCTTCGGAGTTCCTGGAGTTCTCGTGGGGCTCCTGGCTGCGCGGGGAGCACGACGCGGCCGCGTACGACCTGACCTCCCCCGGCCCGTACCTCGACCTGGTCAAGAGCGCCTCGAAATCGATGGCCGCGCTCGCCCCGGACGCGGTCGTCGACGACGGGAAGACCGCCGCCCAGCTGGGGCGGATCGCGGAGTGGAACGGCGGCAAGAAGGAGACCGGCGGGGAGTTCGCCAAGCTGGGCAAGCCGCTGACGGACGCCAAGCCGGGCAAGCTCGCCGAGGCCCTCGACTACAAGTCCCGGGTACGGCACGCGCCCGCGTGCACCACGAAGATCACCGGCGTACGCAACGGCCCGCTGACCGTCACGGACGGCGTCACCTGCGCCGAGCGCGCCGCCCTGCGCGGCCCGGTCACCGTGCGCGCCGGAGCCGCCCTCGTGCTGACCGGCTCCACGCTGGAGGGCCCGGTCCAGTCCGACCGCGCCGCCGCGATCCACGTGTGCGGTTCGACCGTCACCGGGCCGCTGGCCATCAGCCGGACGACCGGACCCGTCCGGCTGGGCGGCCCGGGCTGCACCGCCAACTCGGTGACCGGGGCCGTCGTCCTGACCGGCAACACCGGGGGCGTCCTGCTCGCCGCCAACAAGGTCACCGGTCCCGTGGCGTGCTCCGGCAACCTGCCGGCCCCGGACAACACGGGCCGCCCCAACGAGGTCCACGGCCCGCGCACGGGGGAGTGCGCCGGGGTGTGA
- a CDS encoding NAD-dependent epimerase/dehydratase family protein, with product MRVLVTGGAGFIGSHVVAALTAAGHESVVLDALLPSAHPGATAPEVPGADLVVGDVRDREAVAGALAGVDAVCHQAAMVGLGKDFADAPLYVGCNDLGTAVLLAEMAAAGVRDLVLAGSMVVYGEGRYDCPSHGTVRPGPRPEAALRAGSFEPHCPECGTELLPGLVAEAAPADPRNVYAATKLAQEHLAAAWARATGGRAVSLRYHNVYGPGMPRDTPYAGVASFFRSALARGEAPRVYEDGRQRRDFVHVRDVAAANAVALEAVRERRPASFTAYNTGSGEPHTIGEMATALAAAHGGPEPVVTGEYRLGDVRHVTADSRRLREELGWRPVVGFAEGMAEFARAGLRGAEAAAPQPVGAEAP from the coding sequence ATGCGCGTACTGGTCACCGGCGGAGCCGGGTTCATCGGGTCACATGTCGTCGCCGCGCTCACCGCGGCCGGGCACGAGAGCGTGGTGCTGGACGCCCTGCTCCCCTCGGCCCACCCCGGCGCCACGGCCCCCGAGGTTCCCGGGGCCGACCTGGTCGTCGGGGACGTCCGGGACCGGGAGGCGGTGGCGGGGGCGCTCGCCGGGGTCGACGCGGTCTGCCACCAGGCGGCGATGGTGGGCCTGGGCAAGGACTTCGCGGACGCGCCGCTGTACGTGGGGTGCAACGACCTGGGTACGGCGGTGCTGCTGGCCGAGATGGCGGCGGCCGGGGTGCGGGACCTGGTGCTGGCCGGGTCGATGGTGGTCTACGGCGAGGGCCGCTACGACTGCCCGAGCCACGGCACCGTCCGCCCCGGCCCGCGCCCGGAGGCGGCGCTGCGGGCGGGGAGCTTCGAGCCCCACTGCCCCGAGTGCGGTACGGAGTTGCTGCCGGGCCTGGTTGCCGAGGCCGCGCCCGCCGACCCGCGCAACGTGTACGCCGCCACCAAACTCGCCCAGGAACACCTGGCCGCCGCGTGGGCCCGGGCGACGGGCGGCCGGGCGGTGTCGCTGCGCTACCACAACGTGTACGGGCCGGGGATGCCGCGCGACACCCCGTACGCCGGGGTCGCCTCGTTCTTCCGCTCTGCCCTGGCGCGCGGCGAGGCGCCCCGGGTCTACGAGGACGGGCGCCAGCGCCGGGACTTCGTCCACGTCCGCGATGTGGCGGCGGCGAACGCGGTGGCCCTGGAGGCGGTACGGGAGCGCCGGCCCGCCTCGTTCACCGCGTACAACACGGGCAGCGGGGAGCCGCACACGATCGGCGAGATGGCCACCGCGCTGGCGGCCGCGCACGGCGGGCCTGAGCCGGTGGTGACCGGGGAGTACCGCCTCGGCGACGTACGCCATGTCACGGCGGATTCGCGGCGGCTGCGCGAGGAGCTGGGGTGGCGGCCGGTGGTCGGCTTCGCTGAGGGGATGGCGGAGTTCGCGCGGGCCGGGCTGCGGGGAGCCGAAGCGGCGGCGCCCCAGCCTGTGGGGGCTGAGGCGCCGTAG
- a CDS encoding MerR family transcriptional regulator, whose product MPPETPSHAIDRLDDDDYPAYTMGRAAEMIGATPGFLRAIGEARLITPLRSEGGHRRYSRYQLRIAARARELVDSGTPVEAACRIVILEDQLEEALRLNEELRGRTDR is encoded by the coding sequence ATGCCCCCGGAGACCCCCTCGCACGCCATCGATCGACTCGACGACGACGACTACCCCGCCTACACGATGGGGCGCGCCGCCGAGATGATCGGGGCGACGCCGGGTTTCCTGCGGGCGATCGGTGAGGCCCGGCTGATCACGCCGCTGCGGTCCGAGGGCGGCCACCGCCGTTACTCCCGCTACCAGTTGCGCATCGCCGCCCGCGCCCGCGAGCTGGTCGACTCCGGCACGCCCGTCGAGGCCGCCTGCCGGATCGTCATCCTGGAGGACCAGCTCGAAGAGGCGCTGCGCCTCAACGAGGAGCTGCGCGGCCGCACGGACCGCTGA
- a CDS encoding cold-shock protein, with amino-acid sequence MATGTVKWFNAEKGFGFIEQDGGGADVFAHYSNIAASGFRELQEGQKVNFDVTQGQKGPQAENITPA; translated from the coding sequence ATGGCTACTGGCACCGTGAAGTGGTTCAACGCGGAAAAGGGCTTCGGCTTCATCGAGCAGGACGGCGGCGGCGCTGACGTCTTCGCCCACTACTCCAACATCGCCGCCTCCGGCTTCCGTGAGCTGCAGGAGGGCCAGAAGGTGAACTTCGACGTCACGCAGGGCCAGAAGGGCCCGCAGGCCGAGAACATCACCCCCGCCTGA
- a CDS encoding DEAD/DEAH box helicase, which produces MNRERTPRSNDRFARTRSGGPSGARSGGAPRYSGGGERRAAGFGGGPKRSGGSSRRSSALKGEFALPVTITPALPAAETFGELEMPATLKAALTAEGMTVPFPIQAATLPNSLAGRDVLGRGRTGSGKTLAFGLALLARTAGRRADAKRPLALVLVPTRELAQQVTDALTPYARSLKLRIATVVGGMSIGRQASALRGGAEVVVATPGRLKDLIERGDCKLDRVTITVLDEADQMADMGFMPQVTELLDQVNPEGQRMLFSATLDRNVDLLVKRYLNDPVVHSVDPAAGAVTTMEHHVLYVQGADKYATTTEIAARDGRVIMFLDTKHAVDKLTDHLLHSGVRAAALHGGKSQPQRTRTLERFKTGHVTVLVATNVAARGIHVDNLDLVVNVDPPSDHKDYLHRGGRTARAGESGSVVTLVLPNQRREMTRLMLDAGITPQIAQVRSGEAELSRITGAQAPSGVPVVITAPPKERSGRSGGGAFMGRGTKRGGGAPARGRRPGVPTPEARAAAAMRRSNRAA; this is translated from the coding sequence ATGAACCGCGAACGCACCCCCCGCTCCAACGACCGATTCGCCCGTACCCGCTCCGGCGGCCCCTCCGGCGCCCGCAGCGGCGGCGCCCCCCGCTACTCCGGTGGCGGCGAGCGCCGCGCCGCCGGGTTCGGCGGCGGCCCCAAGCGCTCCGGTGGTTCCAGCCGCCGCAGCTCGGCGCTGAAGGGCGAGTTCGCCCTGCCGGTCACCATCACCCCGGCGCTGCCCGCCGCCGAGACCTTCGGCGAGCTGGAGATGCCCGCCACGCTCAAGGCGGCGCTCACCGCCGAGGGCATGACCGTCCCGTTCCCGATCCAGGCGGCCACCCTGCCGAACTCGCTGGCCGGCCGTGACGTGCTCGGCCGTGGCCGCACCGGCTCGGGCAAGACCCTCGCCTTCGGCCTGGCGCTGCTGGCCCGTACCGCGGGCCGCCGCGCCGACGCCAAGCGCCCGCTCGCCCTGGTCCTCGTCCCCACCCGGGAGCTGGCCCAGCAGGTGACCGACGCGCTCACCCCGTACGCCCGGTCGCTCAAGCTCCGCATCGCCACCGTCGTGGGCGGCATGTCCATCGGCCGCCAGGCCAGTGCGCTGCGCGGCGGCGCCGAAGTCGTCGTCGCCACCCCGGGCCGGCTCAAGGACCTCATCGAGCGCGGCGACTGCAAGCTGGACCGGGTCACCATCACCGTCCTCGACGAGGCCGACCAGATGGCCGACATGGGCTTCATGCCGCAGGTCACCGAGTTGCTGGACCAGGTGAACCCGGAGGGGCAGCGGATGCTCTTCTCGGCGACCCTCGACCGCAACGTCGACCTGCTCGTCAAGCGCTACCTCAACGACCCGGTCGTCCACTCCGTCGACCCGGCCGCCGGTGCCGTCACGACGATGGAGCACCACGTGCTCTACGTCCAGGGCGCCGACAAGTACGCCACCACCACGGAGATCGCCGCCCGCGACGGGCGCGTGATCATGTTCCTGGACACCAAGCACGCTGTGGACAAGCTCACCGACCACCTGCTGCACAGCGGGGTCCGGGCGGCGGCGCTGCACGGCGGCAAGTCCCAGCCGCAGCGCACCCGCACCCTGGAGCGGTTCAAGACCGGGCACGTTACGGTCCTCGTCGCCACGAACGTCGCGGCTCGCGGCATCCACGTGGACAACCTGGACCTCGTCGTCAACGTCGACCCGCCCAGCGACCACAAGGACTACCTGCACCGCGGCGGCCGTACCGCCCGGGCCGGGGAGTCCGGCAGCGTCGTCACGCTGGTGCTGCCCAACCAGCGCCGCGAGATGACCCGGCTGATGCTGGACGCCGGGATCACCCCGCAGATCGCCCAGGTCCGCTCCGGCGAGGCCGAGCTGAGCCGGATCACCGGTGCGCAGGCGCCCTCGGGCGTCCCGGTGGTCATCACCGCCCCGCCCAAGGAGCGCTCCGGCCGCAGCGGCGGCGGCGCGTTCATGGGGCGCGGCACCAAGCGCGGCGGCGGGGCCCCGGCCCGTGGCCGCCGCCCGGGTGTGCCGACGCCGGAGGCGCGTGCGGCCGCCGCGATGCGCCGGTCCAACCGCGCCGCGTAG
- a CDS encoding SCO5918 family protein — protein sequence MRCVIARFPFDIFKNEVEDLMKGVKPEPVTGDAVVISRRVYPVKQVGELITRQDRRDFSSAEVVRALSKLGFTCRTAEAAVAPAAAAARTPLETASALLGTPAVAAPAAAPGPVQGLGAL from the coding sequence ATGCGCTGTGTCATCGCCCGCTTCCCCTTCGACATCTTCAAGAACGAGGTCGAGGACCTGATGAAGGGCGTCAAGCCCGAGCCCGTCACCGGTGACGCGGTGGTCATCAGCCGCCGTGTCTACCCGGTCAAGCAGGTGGGTGAGCTCATCACCCGCCAGGACCGGCGTGACTTCTCCTCCGCCGAGGTCGTCCGGGCGCTCTCCAAGCTCGGCTTCACCTGCCGTACCGCCGAGGCGGCCGTCGCCCCGGCGGCCGCTGCGGCCCGCACCCCGCTGGAGACGGCGTCCGCGCTCCTGGGCACCCCGGCGGTCGCGGCCCCGGCCGCCGCCCCGGGTCCCGTGCAGGGGCTCGGCGCCCTGTAG
- a CDS encoding acyltransferase family protein, which yields MPSPLTSEQPRPTAAAATAPETGKPPAGGRDHFFDNAKYLAIVLVAIGHAWEPLPSGRLVEAAYTLIYTFHMPVFILIAGYFSRGFELRPDRVWKLITSLLVPYLIFEVLYTVFQRLTRDPEYSLSLLSPYWLLWFLPALFFWRLSTPVWQAVRAPVLVALAIAAVATVSPAADGSLPIQRTLQFLPFYVLGLRLGPQHFALVRRTWVRVVSVPVFALGLLVAYWLVPRTSTSWFFRKNSTLEMDSAQWTGPTATLLLFVAAIVLGACFLAWVPQGHSWMTALGKCTLYGYLLHGFVIRGLFYGGFYDRPFFDTTLGTVAVTVGAAVMVTLLCTPYVRSLLRPLLEPRMEWARQRPPAAKQP from the coding sequence ATGCCTTCCCCCCTCACTTCGGAGCAGCCGCGCCCCACCGCGGCCGCCGCCACCGCACCGGAGACCGGCAAGCCGCCCGCCGGCGGCCGGGACCACTTCTTCGACAACGCGAAGTACCTGGCGATCGTGCTGGTCGCGATCGGACACGCATGGGAGCCGCTGCCCAGCGGGCGGCTGGTGGAAGCCGCGTACACACTGATCTACACCTTCCACATGCCGGTCTTCATCCTGATCGCGGGCTACTTCTCCCGTGGTTTCGAGCTGCGGCCGGACCGGGTGTGGAAGCTGATCACCAGCCTGCTGGTGCCGTATCTGATCTTCGAGGTCCTCTACACGGTCTTCCAGCGGCTCACCCGCGACCCGGAGTACTCGCTCTCCCTGCTCTCGCCGTACTGGCTGCTGTGGTTCCTGCCCGCCCTGTTCTTCTGGCGGCTCTCCACCCCGGTCTGGCAGGCGGTCCGCGCCCCGGTGCTCGTCGCCCTCGCCATCGCGGCCGTGGCGACGGTGTCCCCGGCCGCCGACGGCTCGCTCCCCATCCAGCGCACCTTGCAGTTCCTGCCGTTCTACGTGCTGGGGCTGCGGCTGGGCCCGCAGCACTTCGCGCTGGTGCGGCGGACCTGGGTACGCGTCGTCTCCGTACCGGTCTTCGCGCTCGGGCTGCTGGTGGCGTACTGGCTGGTGCCCCGGACCTCGACCTCGTGGTTCTTCCGGAAGAACAGCACCCTGGAGATGGACAGCGCCCAGTGGACCGGCCCGACGGCGACGCTCCTGCTCTTCGTGGCGGCCATCGTGCTCGGCGCGTGCTTCCTGGCCTGGGTGCCGCAGGGCCACAGCTGGATGACGGCGCTCGGCAAGTGCACGCTGTACGGGTATTTGCTGCACGGCTTCGTCATCCGGGGCCTGTTCTACGGCGGCTTCTACGACCGGCCGTTCTTCGACACCACCCTGGGCACGGTCGCCGTCACCGTCGGCGCGGCGGTCATGGTGACCCTGCTGTGCACCCCGTACGTACGGAGCCTGCTGCGGCCCCTCCTGGAACCCCGCATGGAGTGGGCCAGGCAGCGGCCGCCGGCGGCGAAACAGCCCTGA
- a CDS encoding alpha/beta hydrolase, which produces MTNRTRKALLLALSVTAAAATLTAAVTPVAHSRPAGRAAPPLAWHACEPGAGVPVPAAGQECAELRVPLDYGDPGGRTVGVAVTRLRTDRPDARRGTLFVIPGGPGSSGVQRLAQKGEALRAATEGAYDLVSLDPRGVGSSVRANCRIPEADRHLVTLRSWPAPDGSIAAAAERSRRTAELCARNGGPVLRSFTTGNEVRDLDRLRGALGERRVSIWGSSYGSYVGAVYAQRHPDRVGRLVLDSTGDPDPGRVAYGWLANMAPGAAERFPDFAAWAADPAREAQGLRLARRPGDVQPLFLSLARELDRHPKTSDVPSTPLTGNLLRQALQSALYSDTGFAPLARLVKAARDPKGRPVLPPELAGPLPDADASMTVAAICNDVRWPGPASGYAGRVAADRARYPLTAGMPANITPCAFWTHAEEPRPTRITDEGPSNVLMIQSLRDPSTPLAGALKMRKALGERARMVTVEQGGHGMYLGNGNACGDRVVSDFLVTGVRPARDIHCPN; this is translated from the coding sequence ATGACGAACCGGACCCGCAAGGCCCTCCTGCTCGCCCTCTCCGTGACCGCCGCGGCCGCCACGCTGACCGCCGCCGTGACGCCCGTCGCGCACAGCCGCCCGGCGGGCCGCGCCGCGCCCCCGCTCGCCTGGCACGCCTGCGAGCCGGGCGCCGGGGTGCCGGTCCCGGCGGCCGGGCAGGAGTGTGCCGAGCTGCGGGTCCCGCTGGACTACGGCGACCCCGGGGGCCGCACGGTCGGGGTTGCCGTCACCCGGCTGCGCACCGACCGGCCGGACGCCCGGCGCGGCACGCTGTTCGTGATCCCCGGCGGGCCCGGCTCCTCGGGGGTGCAGCGCCTGGCACAGAAGGGCGAGGCGCTGCGGGCGGCGACCGAGGGGGCGTACGACCTGGTCAGCCTGGACCCGCGCGGGGTCGGCTCCTCGGTCCGGGCGAACTGCCGGATTCCCGAGGCCGACCGGCACCTGGTGACGCTGCGGTCCTGGCCCGCGCCGGACGGCTCGATCGCGGCCGCCGCCGAGCGCTCCCGCCGCACCGCCGAGCTCTGCGCCCGGAACGGGGGCCCGGTGCTGCGGTCCTTCACCACGGGGAACGAGGTCCGTGACCTGGACCGGCTGCGCGGCGCGCTGGGGGAGCGGAGGGTGTCCATCTGGGGTTCTTCGTACGGGAGTTACGTCGGCGCGGTGTACGCGCAGCGCCACCCGGACCGGGTCGGCCGGCTGGTCCTGGACAGCACCGGCGACCCGGACCCGGGCCGGGTGGCGTACGGCTGGCTGGCGAACATGGCCCCGGGCGCCGCCGAGCGCTTCCCCGACTTCGCGGCCTGGGCGGCGGACCCGGCCCGGGAGGCCCAGGGGCTGCGGCTGGCCCGGCGCCCCGGGGACGTACAGCCGCTGTTCCTCTCCCTGGCACGGGAGTTGGACCGCCACCCGAAGACCTCGGACGTGCCGTCCACCCCGCTCACGGGCAACCTGCTGCGGCAGGCCCTCCAGAGCGCCCTGTACAGCGATACGGGCTTCGCCCCGCTGGCCCGGCTGGTGAAGGCGGCCCGGGACCCGAAGGGCCGCCCGGTCCTTCCGCCGGAGCTGGCGGGGCCGCTGCCGGACGCGGACGCGTCGATGACGGTCGCGGCGATCTGCAACGACGTGCGCTGGCCGGGACCGGCCTCCGGGTACGCGGGCCGGGTCGCCGCCGACCGGGCGCGGTATCCGCTGACGGCCGGGATGCCCGCGAACATCACGCCCTGCGCCTTCTGGACCCACGCCGAGGAGCCGAGACCCACCCGGATAACCGACGAGGGCCCCTCGAACGTCCTGATGATCCAGAGCCTGCGCGACCCCTCCACCCCGTTGGCCGGAGCCCTGAAGATGCGTAAGGCGCTCGGCGAGCGGGCCCGGATGGTCACCGTCGAACAGGGCGGGCACGGCATGTATCTGGGCAACGGCAACGCCTGCGGGGACCGGGTGGTCAGCGACTTCCTGGTGACCGGGGTGCGGCCCGCCCGGGACATCCACTGCCCGAACTGA
- a CDS encoding universal stress protein, with the protein MSVVLGYDESPGAARALRIAIEVAAAYGEELVLVYGAAAPGLRDGAEYRSHYDAIRQAGRTGLEHALTSAEEAGVPASVEVLDESPAQALLDAAERHGARVIVVGTWGESPMRGALLGSTPHKLLHMSPVPVLCVPTEDGTA; encoded by the coding sequence ATGTCGGTCGTCCTCGGTTACGACGAGTCCCCCGGCGCCGCCCGCGCCCTGCGCATCGCGATCGAGGTGGCGGCGGCCTACGGCGAGGAGCTGGTCCTCGTCTACGGCGCCGCCGCCCCGGGCCTGCGCGACGGGGCCGAGTACCGCAGCCACTACGACGCCATCCGGCAGGCCGGCCGCACGGGTCTGGAGCACGCGCTGACGTCCGCCGAGGAGGCCGGCGTACCGGCGAGTGTGGAGGTGCTGGACGAGAGCCCCGCGCAGGCCCTCCTGGACGCCGCCGAACGGCACGGCGCCCGGGTCATCGTGGTCGGCACCTGGGGCGAGTCCCCGATGCGCGGCGCCCTGCTCGGATCGACCCCGCACAAGCTGCTGCACATGTCCCCGGTCCCGGTGCTGTGCGTGCCGACGGAGGACGGCACGGCCTAG
- a CDS encoding APC family permease — protein MAHDALQDGRDGSAVSLKPNAIGFVDALVIGLNATSPAYSLAAVIGPIVALVGIYAPGVMFASFVPMLLIASAFYYLNKVDQDCGTTFSWVTRAMGPWAGWLGGWAITMTGVLVVGSLADVAVSFTLLAVGLDGWVANDFVRQLLTVLLIIVMTGLCVIGTELSAKVQNALILLQVAFLLVFVVVALYRVYAGTTGFDSIEPSLGWLDPFGAGGAALTGGLLLGVFIYWGWESAVNLTEETENSASAPGKAGLWSTVVLLVTYLSVAVAVVAFAGTAFLAENAGEEEFIFAQLAGDVLGGWDWILLLAVATSAIASTQTTIIPASRTALSMARRQALPQHFGHISPRFRTPDVSTWWVAGIAIAWYLVVNQISTNALFDSLTALSLLIAFYYALTGVACAVYYRRHLTESVRNFVLIGLGPVVGAALLAWLLVRSVIDMSDPANSYSGTSWFGLGPPLVIGIAISLVGVVLMVVWRLRDAVFWQERPGVADPELVHATTAKSDGKSAGGKER, from the coding sequence ATGGCCCACGACGCTCTCCAGGACGGGCGCGACGGCTCGGCGGTCAGCCTGAAGCCGAACGCCATCGGGTTCGTCGACGCCCTCGTCATCGGCCTCAACGCGACCTCCCCCGCCTACTCCCTGGCCGCCGTGATCGGCCCGATCGTGGCCCTGGTGGGGATCTACGCCCCGGGCGTCATGTTCGCCTCCTTCGTCCCGATGCTGCTGATCGCCTCGGCGTTCTACTACCTCAACAAGGTCGACCAGGACTGCGGTACGACGTTCTCCTGGGTGACCCGGGCGATGGGCCCGTGGGCGGGGTGGCTCGGCGGCTGGGCGATCACCATGACCGGCGTGCTGGTCGTCGGCTCGCTGGCCGATGTGGCGGTGAGCTTCACCCTGCTGGCGGTGGGCCTCGACGGCTGGGTCGCCAACGACTTCGTACGGCAGCTGCTCACCGTGCTGCTGATCATCGTGATGACCGGGCTCTGTGTGATCGGCACCGAGCTGTCGGCCAAGGTGCAGAACGCGCTGATCCTCCTCCAGGTCGCCTTCCTGCTGGTCTTCGTCGTGGTGGCGCTCTACCGGGTGTACGCGGGCACCACCGGCTTCGACTCCATCGAACCGTCCCTGGGCTGGCTGGACCCGTTCGGCGCCGGTGGCGCCGCGCTGACCGGCGGGCTGCTGCTCGGGGTGTTCATCTACTGGGGCTGGGAGTCGGCGGTCAACCTCACCGAGGAGACGGAGAACTCGGCGAGCGCCCCGGGCAAGGCGGGCCTGTGGTCCACGGTGGTGCTCCTGGTGACCTACCTGTCGGTCGCCGTCGCTGTCGTGGCCTTCGCGGGGACGGCGTTCCTGGCGGAGAACGCGGGCGAGGAGGAGTTCATCTTCGCCCAGCTCGCCGGGGACGTGCTGGGCGGCTGGGACTGGATCCTGCTGCTCGCGGTCGCCACCTCCGCGATCGCCTCCACCCAGACCACGATCATCCCGGCGTCCCGGACCGCCCTGTCGATGGCCCGCCGTCAGGCGCTGCCGCAGCACTTCGGGCACATCAGCCCCCGCTTCCGTACCCCCGACGTCAGTACGTGGTGGGTCGCCGGGATCGCCATCGCCTGGTACCTGGTGGTCAACCAGATCTCCACCAACGCCCTCTTCGACTCGCTCACCGCCCTCTCCCTCCTGATCGCCTTCTACTACGCGCTCACCGGGGTGGCCTGCGCCGTCTACTACCGGCGCCACCTCACCGAGAGCGTGCGCAACTTCGTCCTCATCGGCCTGGGCCCGGTGGTCGGCGCCGCCCTGCTGGCCTGGCTGCTGGTCCGGTCGGTCATCGACATGTCCGACCCGGCCAACTCCTACAGCGGCACCTCCTGGTTCGGGCTCGGCCCGCCGCTCGTCATCGGCATCGCGATCTCCCTGGTCGGCGTGGTCCTGATGGTGGTGTGGCGGCTGCGCGACGCGGTTTTCTGGCAGGAGCGGCCGGGGGTCGCCGATCCGGAGCTGGTGCACGCCACGACCGCGAAGTCCGACGGGAAGTCCGCCGGCGGGAAGGAGCGCTGA
- a CDS encoding peptidoglycan recognition protein codes for MWSRRTVVLGALLLPLVLLVFRDGPALHEQHRELASGPRPPRGLPQPAVVSRQEWHADEELVRERPHYTGAAKAVFIHHTGNPNDYACADAPELIRAVQADHVEKDGWDDIGYNFLVDRCGTIYEGRAGGVGRSVLGAHTKGFNADTVGIAAIGTFGEGTEVPKPMMDALVELAAWKLRPGVDPLATVELVSTNAESRFDEGQVARLNVISGHRDSYETRCPGDVLYGLLPRMRERVARMRDTAPGNAAAPRLRPYF; via the coding sequence ATGTGGTCCCGCCGAACCGTCGTCCTGGGCGCCCTGCTGCTGCCCCTGGTCCTCCTGGTGTTCCGGGACGGCCCGGCGCTCCACGAGCAGCACCGGGAGCTGGCCTCGGGACCCAGACCGCCGCGCGGGCTCCCGCAGCCCGCCGTCGTCAGCCGCCAGGAGTGGCACGCGGATGAGGAGCTGGTCCGGGAGCGCCCGCACTACACGGGCGCGGCGAAGGCGGTCTTCATCCACCACACCGGCAACCCCAACGACTACGCCTGCGCGGACGCCCCCGAGCTGATCCGGGCGGTCCAGGCCGACCATGTGGAGAAGGACGGCTGGGACGACATCGGCTACAACTTCCTCGTCGACCGCTGCGGCACCATCTACGAGGGCCGGGCGGGCGGCGTGGGGCGGTCGGTGCTCGGCGCCCACACCAAGGGGTTCAACGCCGACACGGTCGGCATCGCCGCGATCGGGACCTTCGGCGAGGGCACAGAGGTGCCGAAGCCGATGATGGACGCGCTGGTGGAGCTGGCCGCCTGGAAGCTGCGGCCCGGCGTCGATCCGCTCGCCACGGTCGAACTGGTCTCGACGAACGCCGAGAGCCGCTTCGACGAGGGCCAGGTGGCCCGGCTGAACGTCATCTCCGGCCACCGCGACAGCTACGAGACCCGCTGCCCGGGCGATGTGCTCTACGGGCTGCTGCCCCGGATGCGCGAGCGCGTGGCCCGGATGCGGGACACGGCCCCGGGGAACGCGGCGGCCCCGAGGCTGCGCCCGTACTTCTGA